A window of Elgaria multicarinata webbii isolate HBS135686 ecotype San Diego chromosome 2, rElgMul1.1.pri, whole genome shotgun sequence contains these coding sequences:
- the CORO1B gene encoding coronin-1B — MSFRKVVRQSKFRHVFGQPVKNDQCYDDIRVSRVTWDSTFCAVNPKFVAVIIEASGGGAFMVLPLQKTGRIDKSYPTVCGHTGPVLDIDWCPHNDQIIASGSEDCTIMVWQIPENGLAMPLTEPVVVLEGHSKRVGIITWHPTARNVLLSAGCDNVVIVWNVGTTEELYRLDDLHPDLIYNVSWNRDGSLFCSSCKDKSVRVIDPRRGQVVAEREKAHEGARPMRAIFLSDGKIFTTGFSRMSERQLALWDPENLEEPMALQELDSSNGALLPFYDPDTNVIYVCGKGDSSIRYFEITAEAPYIHFLNTFTSKEPQRGMGWMPKRALDVNKCEIARFYKLHERKCEPIIMTVPRKSDLFQDDLYPDTAGPEAAMEAEDWVAGKTAAPILISLREAYVPTKQRDFKVNRRSLLPESRPAAAPSSGLSATHPSAMSPSAATPATGVSAASGEGGQITEEVLREVASLRALVAAQGERIARLEEQLSRLENGDI, encoded by the exons ATGTCATTCCGGAAGGTCGTGCGCCAGAGCAAATTCCGCCATGTCTTTGGGCAGCCCGTCAAGAACGACCAGTGCTACGATGACATCCGGGTGTCGCGGGTCACTTGGGACAGCACCTTTTGTGCTGTCAACCCCAAGTTTGTGGCTGTGATTATAGAGGCCAGTGGAGGAGGGGCCTTCATGGTGCTCCCGCTACAGAAG ACTGGGCGCATTGATAAGTCCTATCCTACAGTATGTGGGCACACGGGACCAGTTTTGGACATCGACTGGTGTCCACACAATGATCAGATTATTGCCAGTGGCTCTGAGGATTGCACTATTATG GTATGGCAGATCCCAGAGAATGGACTGGCAATGCCCCTGACTGAGCCAGTGGTTGTCCTAGAAGGGCACTCAAAGCGTGTGGGTATCATCACTTGGCATCCGACTGCCCGCAACGTCCTTCTTAGTGCAG GCTGTGATAATGTCGTCATCGTGTGGAATGTGGGCACAACTGAAGAGCTTTACCGCCTCGACGACCTGCATCCTGACCTCATTTATAATGTCAGCTGGAACCGTGACGGCAGCCTCTTCTGCTCTAGCTGCAAGGACAAGAGTGTGCGCGTCATTGACCCTCGTCGTGGGCAGGTTGTAGCG gagagggagaaagcccACGAGGGGGCACGTCCAATGCGGGCCATTTTTTTGTCCGACGGGAAGATCTTCACTACAGGCTTCAGTCGCATGAGTGAGCGGCAGCTGGCACTCTGGGACCCA gAGAACCTGGAGGAGCCCATGGCATTGCAGGAGCTGGACTCGAGCAATGGGGCCCTTCTGCCTTTCTATGACCCTGACACCAACGTGATCTACGTCTGTGGCAAG GGAGACTCGAGCATCCGATACTTTGAGATCACAGCAGAAGCACCCTACATCCACTTCCTGAACACGTTCACTAGCAAAGAGCCTCAGCGCGGCATGGGATGGATGCCCAAGCGGGCTCTGGATGTCAACAAGTGTGAGATTGCCAG GTTTTACAAACTCCATGAGCGCAAGTGTGAACCCATTATCATGACAGTGCCAAGGAAG TCAGATCTGTTCCAAGATGACCTGTACCCAGACACAGCTGGGCCGGAAGCTGCCATGGAAGCCGAGGATTGGGTGGCGGGCAAGACGGCAGCGCCTATCCTGATCTCGCTGCGCGAAGCCTACGTGCCCACGAAGCAGCGGGACTTCAAGGTCAACCGAAGGAGCTTGTTGCCCGAGAGCCGCCCTGCCGCTGCCCCCAGCTCCGGGCTGAGTGCCACACACCCCAGTGCCATGTCTCCGTCTGCTGCCACGCCTGCCACTGGCGTCAGCGCTGCCAGTGGG GAAGGCGGGCAGATTACCGAAGAGGTGCTGCGTGAGGTGGCATCGCTGCGGGCACTTGTGGCTGCACAGGGCGAGCGCATTGCGCGGCTGGAGGAGCAGCTGAGCCGCCTTGAGAACGGCGACATCTAG
- the PTPRCAP gene encoding protein tyrosine phosphatase receptor type C-associated protein — protein sequence MMRRRLPWVLSALFLLFPGKALAAASGTSGGNSSDDVAVSLLVCLLLLLILALFLAWRRLNRETEGRYHPWRLMEDLVLRWQELWGEARAEELSQGYQDEMQSDEELGEQQRQCDDDMEEEEEQQQQQKQQQLAGSEEEEEERQVIIHESVDFEPLQEAGMQEDGASRATEGSAEALLSGLHSFSGTATWEDSSKQLHVTAL from the exons ATGATG AGGCGTAGGCTCCCCTGGGTGCTCTCTGCCCTGTTCCTGCTGTTTCCGGGGAAAGCCCTGGCAGCGGCTTCAGGGACAAGTGGTGGCAACAGCAGCGACGATGTTGCCGTGAGCCTCCTGGTCTGCCTGCTGCTCCTTCTTATCCTTGCGCTGTTCCTAGCGTGGCGGCGGCTGAACCGTGAGACAGAAGGAAGATACCACCCCTGGCGCCTGATGGAGGACCTGGTCCTCCGCTGGCAGGAGCTTTGGGGGGAGGCACGTGCCGAGGAGCTGTCCCAGGGCTACCAGGATGAAATGCAGAGTGATGAAGAGCTGGGGGAGCAACAGCGGCAGTGTGATGAcgatatggaggaggaggaggagcagcagcagcagcagaaacagcagcagctggcaggcagcgaggaagaggaagaggagaggcaggTGATAATCCATGAGAGCGTCGACTTTGAGCCTCTCCAAGAGGCAGGGATGCAGGAAGATGGGGCGTCGAGGGCAACGGAGGGCAGTGCAGAAGCCCTCCTTAGCGGGCTGCATTCCTTCTCTGGGACAGCCACCTGGGAAGACAGCAGCAAACAGTTGCACGTCACTGCTCTCTAG